The stretch of DNA AGCGACCGACGGCGCGAACTCACCCTCTTGCTGTGCACGAACCTGATACGCGCCGCCGGGCAAGACTGGTACGAACAAGGCGACGTCTGGGCGCGCGTCGCCGACATCCGCTCAGCACCACACGACACGTCGCCGGCGCGGCTGAACAATCGGGAATCCGGCCTGCGCCGCCTGATCACCGCCGACACGAGCCCGACCAGCTCGCTCATGCGCGAAGGCGGATCGCTCGCACCGCTGTCTCCGTGGTTCGCTGCCTTCGCGCACGCTGGCCGAACTCTGCGAGCGCTCGCCCACGGCGGCACGCTCAGCCGCGGCCTGCGGGCCGTCCTCGCCCACCACGTCATCTTCCACTGGAACCGCATCGGCGTGCCGCTCGCGACGCAATGCGCCCTCGCCAGCACAGCAAAAACAGCCGTACTGGGACGCGAGGAGAGGTCTCCGAGCAGATGACCAACACCGCGGGACAGGACCCGCTTTTCGTCACGGTCGCCGCCCGGTTTCCCCTGCTGCCCCGGAGCAGACCACCCGGCCAACACCTCCTCCGTCGCGTCCACGAACTCGCCGAACTCGTGGAATCCGCAACGCAGGAACCCAGGGAACGCTCGGCAACCCGGGCGTCCGAAGCACTCAACAAGGCGGCACTGATCGCGAGCGACTGCGGACTTGCCGACCTCGCCCGTGCTCTGTGCTGGCGACAGTTCGAGATCTTCCACACCGCCGTGCCCCTCGCCGGCGAAGCCGCGAAGATGGCCCTCCAGCCACTGGTCAACCTCGGCCGACTGGCCACTCGCGACAGCGACCGCGCCTACGCCATCTTCACCAGCATCTTCGACGCCGTGACCAACCAGACGACGCAGAACATCGACGGCAGGGACATCGACTTCGGCAACTTCGTCGCCGACGCCCAGCAACATCATCACGAACTGCGGAGGTTCGCCTGGACCGTCCTACTGGCCGAGGGCACCCGCGCACTCACCCAAGCCGGTCGCTGGACCGACGCCGTCCAGCACCTTCGGCGCTACCGCGGACTCGGAAAACGCCTTCTGGACGGCAGGCAGACCACGATCCTTGCTCACGCCGCCGAGGGCGACTACGACAGCGCCGTCAACATGATCAAGACCAGCTCCACACCCGAACCGTGGGAACACGCGGTCTCGCACTGCCTCCACACGCTGTGCCTCCAGCTCGGCAACCACCGCGCCGACACCGACGCGATGGTCAACGCCTACTTCCACCTTCGGCCTTCGCCGGAACAGCAGGAATTCCGAACCCGCCTCGGCCTCTGTGTGATCGACCTAGCCGCGGACCTCAACCGTGCGGCCATGACGGCGGTGCTGGAGCGGGTGAACCAGGAAGCCGTCGCTGCCACCGACGCGCACATCGCATCGGACGTGCTCGCACACGAGCGGTGCAGACCTGCTCTCTCCGAGCACGACTTCGACACGTTGGTCGAGACCGTGGACTCCTCCGGGCTGAGCAGTGGGACGATGCCATCTCACCTGCTCGACGCACTCGTCACCTCAGTGAAGGCTGGTGAGGAACGCCTAGCCCGATGCCTTGGCCCAGGCCGCCCGGACTTGATCACGAATTCTCGGGCGAACCGATGATGCCGAGGAAGTGCGCGATGGGGCTTGGCAAGCTGAGCGGACGGCGTTTTTTCTGGGACGGAGACCTCGCCTAACGCTCGCTCACCGGCACAGACGGTACAAGTTCAGGTCAACGCCTCGAACTCTGACTCTTCTGAGGGAAAGTCCGATGGAAATATCGGCACGGCCAGCGTTCGCGAAAATACCGCTACCAGGAACTCGGTTACCGACCCGTCGAACTGCTCCCAGTGCGGTCCGCGTTCCTCATTCACAGCGACCGTCCACTCGTCCGGGTCCTTGTCGGGCTCGGTCATCCAGTAGCAAACGTCACCGTTGTCGGTGATCCCCCAGGGAAGGAGCTCCTCGTTTCCAGGTTCGAGGTCGAACGGTACGCTTTCTCCTTGCTCGCTCAGCGAGCGGAGCGCATCCAACCGAACCGATCGCTGCGTCAGGAGGTCGATGTTGGAGTTCTCTTCGTACGGTTGAAGGACCAACAAGAACTCATCGAATGAACCCGCTCCGTAATCCGCGACAAGCCCCTTGTAGTCGCTGGGAAGCCGGAGGCCCAACTCACCTTCGACCTGATCCCAGTCGGATACCGCAACGCTCGGCTCCGCCGGCGGAGGAACGATACTCTTGATCTGATCAAGCGCTGTCATGATGTCCACGCCCCCTGCTTATGATGCTGACGACCCACACCTCGTCAAGTCCACTATCATCCAGACACACAAATGGTGCCAGAGGACGACGTCTAAGCAGATACCCGAAGCCGGCGGTTCCATGTACTGCCACCACCCACAAGTCTTAGTTGAACATTGAATGGGTAGCTGTCAGACAATACCCCACGGGTTGGGGTGTGGGGTTCTCGTGGAGTCGTTTGACCAGATTAGGCGTGCTTCGAGGTCCTCTCCCAAGTGCTTCGTCAGCTGTTCGACCGCCCAGCAGTTCCAGTACACCGCCCTCGGGCTATCCGGGACCCGGAATGCTGGCAGATGCGTGGGGACTGCCTCTGTCCGGAAGGACGCTTTCGTGAGCGGATCTCCCGACTTCCGTGGTTTCGATGAGCGGCGAGTGTCCAAGCAGTCGACCACTGCCTCCACGAGGTAGAGGAGGTAGTCCGACTCATCACCGTCGATTTGGACTGGGACGAAGCTCCCTGCGGTAGCAAGCTCATCCGCCACGAGGTCGGTGATCCGGCGGCTCAGCATCGGACCATAGGGCTTGATCGAAGGGAAGTCGGCTGCGCGCATTTCGGGTTCACCGACCCAGTGCGCGCTGACCGAGGTAGGTCGATCCGTCTCGGACCCGCTGCGGGCCCATTTGGCCAGCTTGACCCCTGAGCCCATGTCGAGGCCCAGGGTGCGTAGGTCGTTCAGGCTGGGCAGCAACCGGTAGACGGAGACCGAGTCGTGCGGCTTCTCGCTCATGGGTTCGGTGTCCAGTACGCGCCGGGGCCGGGCGAACCGCCGGCCAGCTCCGCTTCGACCTGCCGACCGATGCTGCGCAGCTCACCTCGAAGCGCGGTGCGAATGGCGCGCGCACCGTAGCCGTCGGCCGTTCGCTGTTCCACCAGTCCCTCCAGGTGCACTTGCAGACGTCCTAAGAAGGCGTTGCTATGAGTGTAGTTGTGCGGTCGGTGGTGGCCCAGCGGGATACCGTTGGCCGCGTCATTGATATCGACACCGTACCGTTGCAGCAGCGCACGCATTTGAGGTCCGCCGCCGCGGTTGAAGCCTGACGGAACGATGTGCGCTGCGGCTTGTCCCGGCCCGACCGGGCGTCCCTCGCGCGCCATGTTCTGGCCGAGTAATTGGGAGCATGAATACAGCCCCAGAGGGTCGGTCAGAACCAAGGGGTTGGCGACGTACATATGGGGGTTTAACCCGGCCAGCAGACCCAATGGGTCGCTGCTGCCATACCTGCCGGTCGCAGGGTCGTAGTGGCGTTGGAAATTGTAACTGAGTTGCGATTCCGGGTCGAAGTATTGTCCTGGAAAGCGCAGCGGTGTGGTAGCGCCGTCACCTGTGCCCGCGTCAACGCTGCCCCAGACGGTGGTGCGTCGATGGCGGTCGATCTCGCCGTGTTCGTCGATCAGTTCCATCGGGAACCCGGCGACGTCGCTGATGATCGAGTGGAACTGCTCGTCGAACCATCCTTGGGACGGACCACCGGGCGACGAGCGTTCGAGCTGGGTCAGCGGCCGGAAGGAGCCTGGTTCGTAGTCCCATGCGGTGATCCGCTTCCCGCTGGGCTGTAGGACATCGGGCGTTCCGCCGGTGTGGATTTGTTCGACGAGTGCGAATCCGTCCCAGTGGAAATCGATCTTCTCAGC from Saccharopolyspora sp. SCSIO 74807 encodes:
- a CDS encoding thiopeptide-type bacteriocin biosynthesis protein, yielding MNHGIDPLAAEPPWHQVLVHFHDYAAAKETGTIHIGPEMARAESEGLIAAWFFIRKSPSWRLRFQPAHHDIGQATAALIHERLEKLRSAGHIACWTETIYEPETYAFGGTAGMHAAHHLFHADSHHILAYLANTGSDTPDARSDRRRELTLLLCTNLIRAAGQDWYEQGDVWARVADIRSAPHDTSPARLNNRESGLRRLITADTSPTSSLMREGGSLAPLSPWFAAFAHAGRTLRALAHGGTLSRGLRAVLAHHVIFHWNRIGVPLATQCALASTAKTAVLGREERSPSR
- a CDS encoding SMI1/KNR4 family protein — protein: MTALDQIKSIVPPPAEPSVAVSDWDQVEGELGLRLPSDYKGLVADYGAGSFDEFLLVLQPYEENSNIDLLTQRSVRLDALRSLSEQGESVPFDLEPGNEELLPWGITDNGDVCYWMTEPDKDPDEWTVAVNEERGPHWEQFDGSVTEFLVAVFSRTLAVPIFPSDFPSEESEFEALT